One window of Mesorhizobium sp. PAMC28654 genomic DNA carries:
- a CDS encoding LTA synthase family protein encodes MAKGLKGAGKAAPQFLEGDPSTGYLPGRAWPIIRYGLTSLLASAILVFAIELIVRGDFAGTVSFFFQPFKPGWTTIVVFALIMIGLDAVLGRTYQSLMIIAPLTLSLAFVGHQKSLYLGDPLYPTDFLYARQIVALLPLLVRDRPMTALAMTVGIVAGLALLVFAWRQWRRRVPALSHKGRLARLTLAVPLLAFFVSIMDYATFSWTRDRLQIIPMMWDQKENYASNGFALAFALNVPMAHVTAPAGYSDKAIAAIQKPDVTASVPDEKPDIIIVMSESFWDPAILPGVTITPDPIPTVRSLRSGYVFSPEFGGMTANVEFEALTGFSNAFLPAGSIPYQQYVRAPVPSMATFLKSEGYATRAIHPGTSWFWNRTPVYADFGFDDFKSEENLPPMERRGPLASDAAMTDEIIREADDTDEPFFFFAVSLQNHGPYEPNRYVNPTHIVQAPTSQWARDSLLSYAEGASDADRGLQRLIEWARQRERPTVIAFFGDHLPPLGPVYVETGFMTNNVAPRREASVEAALQHHQTPLVVWSNRTGAAKDLGAVSPAFLPYHVMKTAGISHPYYTGFLGEMREHYSVVDRNLLLKPSGEATPDWARQKDVDPAIRDFRLLQYDMMFGKRHAAPDFFPETVDKLVAHTS; translated from the coding sequence TTGGCAAAGGGTTTGAAAGGCGCAGGCAAAGCCGCGCCGCAATTTCTGGAAGGCGATCCGTCGACCGGATATCTGCCGGGCAGAGCCTGGCCGATCATTCGGTACGGCCTGACCAGCCTGCTTGCCTCGGCCATCCTGGTGTTCGCGATCGAACTGATCGTGCGCGGCGATTTTGCCGGCACCGTTTCCTTCTTCTTCCAGCCTTTCAAGCCTGGCTGGACCACGATCGTGGTGTTCGCGCTGATCATGATCGGCCTCGATGCCGTGCTGGGCCGCACATATCAGAGCTTGATGATCATTGCGCCGCTGACTCTGTCGCTGGCCTTTGTCGGCCATCAGAAATCGCTTTATCTCGGCGATCCGCTCTATCCGACCGATTTCCTCTATGCCCGCCAGATCGTCGCGCTGTTGCCGCTTCTGGTGCGTGATCGCCCGATGACGGCTCTTGCCATGACCGTCGGCATCGTCGCGGGCCTCGCATTGCTCGTCTTCGCCTGGCGCCAGTGGCGCCGCCGCGTGCCGGCGTTGAGTCACAAGGGCCGCCTCGCGCGGCTGACGCTGGCGGTGCCGCTGCTCGCCTTCTTCGTCTCGATCATGGATTACGCGACCTTCTCGTGGACGCGCGACCGGCTGCAGATCATTCCGATGATGTGGGACCAGAAGGAGAATTACGCCTCCAACGGCTTCGCGCTCGCCTTCGCGCTCAACGTGCCGATGGCCCATGTCACGGCACCGGCAGGCTATTCCGACAAGGCGATCGCGGCGATCCAAAAGCCTGATGTGACGGCCTCCGTGCCCGATGAAAAGCCCGATATCATCATCGTCATGAGCGAATCCTTCTGGGATCCGGCCATTCTGCCCGGCGTCACGATCACGCCAGACCCGATTCCCACCGTGCGGTCGCTGCGCTCGGGTTATGTCTTCTCGCCCGAGTTCGGCGGCATGACCGCCAATGTCGAGTTCGAGGCGCTGACAGGCTTCTCCAACGCCTTCCTGCCGGCTGGCAGCATTCCGTACCAGCAGTATGTGCGCGCACCGGTTCCGTCGATGGCGACATTCCTGAAAAGCGAGGGCTACGCGACCCGTGCGATCCATCCAGGCACCAGCTGGTTCTGGAACCGAACGCCCGTTTATGCCGATTTCGGCTTCGACGACTTCAAATCCGAGGAAAACCTGCCGCCGATGGAACGACGCGGCCCGCTGGCCTCCGACGCCGCCATGACCGACGAGATCATCCGCGAGGCCGATGACACAGACGAGCCGTTCTTCTTCTTTGCCGTCAGCCTGCAGAACCACGGGCCCTATGAGCCCAACCGCTATGTCAATCCGACCCACATCGTCCAGGCGCCGACCAGCCAGTGGGCACGCGACTCGCTCTTGTCCTATGCCGAAGGCGCCTCCGATGCCGATCGCGGCCTCCAACGGCTGATCGAATGGGCAAGGCAACGCGAGCGGCCAACGGTCATTGCCTTTTTCGGCGACCATCTGCCGCCGCTCGGCCCGGTCTATGTTGAAACCGGCTTCATGACCAACAACGTCGCGCCACGCAGGGAAGCCTCCGTTGAAGCCGCTTTGCAGCACCACCAGACGCCCTTGGTCGTGTGGTCCAACCGCACCGGGGCGGCCAAGGATCTGGGCGCGGTCAGCCCTGCCTTCCTGCCCTACCACGTTATGAAGACGGCAGGCATCAGCCATCCCTACTACACCGGCTTTCTGGGCGAGATGCGCGAACACTATAGCGTCGTCGACCGCAACCTCTTGCTGAAGCCTTCGGGCGAGGCAACACCCGACTGGGCTCGGCAGAAGGACGTAGATCCGGCCATCCGCGACTTCCGGCTGCTGCAATACGACATGATGTTCGGCAAGCGCCACGCGGCGCCCGACTTCTTCCCCGAAACCGTGGACAAGCTCGTCGCCCACACCAGCTAG
- a CDS encoding pilus assembly protein, which yields MLKNFCGSKSGNFSLMLALGLPAILTAVAFASDVSTLMRAQSNLQNALDAANLASSHLGDLDVTRPDAFNRYFLANIAGHGELNNAVATLTVDKGVNFVRTKAVASADVNLNFAFLFGKEKHITADASAVESNNQLEVVLVLDNTGSMAGARMTALRQATKSLLDYLEAVKSPTRKVRVSLVPFVTAVNVNGEGFDPSWIDMDGKSSTNGINFPVIDGKRPHHMALFKQLQQDVPVAKRTGWNGTGWKGCVEARPGTYNISDTPPDPSRPDTLFVPYFAPDDPEVAKKPSGSYGNSATGYNNSYLDDISDKTKLAQSGVNILGIDLSGLIGGVADLLLGADMEKIARYVAPAAKIVTETSGALTVGPNRACPTPVVPLTDDFDKLRKAASEMTEWNGSGTNVSEGLSWGMRVLSPDPPYTDGTPWKTPGVSKVVMLLTDGENVVYGASNQPTKSDYTSYGYLAGGRFGSDNQTTAARNVDSWTKSVCTQLKSQGAQIYTMVLQSDTAANRTLYSACASNPVDYYAVNDPSKLPNVFQQIANKFSKLQLTN from the coding sequence ATGCTCAAGAATTTCTGTGGCTCGAAGAGCGGTAATTTCAGTTTGATGCTGGCGCTTGGGCTGCCGGCGATCCTGACGGCCGTCGCCTTCGCATCGGATGTCTCGACCCTGATGCGAGCCCAGAGCAACCTGCAGAACGCGCTCGACGCGGCCAACCTTGCATCCTCGCATCTCGGTGACCTCGACGTCACGCGCCCGGACGCCTTCAACCGATACTTCCTGGCGAATATCGCTGGTCATGGCGAATTGAACAACGCCGTAGCGACGCTGACCGTCGACAAGGGCGTCAACTTCGTCAGGACGAAGGCGGTCGCGTCGGCGGACGTCAATTTGAACTTCGCCTTCCTGTTTGGAAAGGAGAAGCACATCACCGCCGATGCTTCTGCCGTCGAATCGAACAATCAGCTCGAAGTCGTGCTGGTCCTGGACAACACCGGCTCCATGGCCGGCGCACGCATGACCGCGTTGAGACAGGCGACGAAATCGCTGCTGGACTATCTCGAGGCGGTCAAGTCGCCGACCCGCAAGGTCCGTGTGTCGCTGGTTCCCTTTGTCACGGCGGTCAACGTCAATGGCGAGGGCTTCGATCCCTCATGGATCGACATGGACGGAAAGTCGTCGACCAATGGCATCAATTTCCCGGTCATCGACGGCAAGCGTCCCCACCACATGGCGCTGTTCAAGCAGCTGCAGCAAGACGTACCGGTAGCCAAGAGGACAGGCTGGAACGGCACCGGTTGGAAGGGCTGCGTGGAGGCGCGGCCGGGCACCTACAACATCTCCGACACACCGCCGGATCCCTCCAGGCCCGACACGCTGTTTGTCCCCTATTTCGCGCCCGATGATCCGGAAGTTGCCAAAAAGCCGTCCGGCTCCTACGGCAATTCGGCCACGGGCTACAACAATTCCTACCTCGATGATATCAGCGACAAGACCAAGCTCGCGCAGTCCGGCGTCAACATTCTCGGCATCGATCTGAGTGGACTCATCGGCGGTGTCGCGGACTTGCTCCTGGGTGCCGACATGGAAAAGATCGCCAGATATGTCGCGCCCGCCGCCAAGATCGTCACCGAAACGAGCGGCGCCTTAACAGTGGGGCCTAATCGCGCCTGCCCCACGCCTGTTGTCCCGCTGACCGACGATTTCGACAAGCTGCGCAAGGCCGCGAGCGAGATGACCGAATGGAACGGCTCGGGCACCAATGTGTCGGAAGGCCTGTCATGGGGGATGCGGGTGCTGTCGCCTGATCCGCCCTACACGGATGGAACACCATGGAAGACGCCTGGCGTCAGCAAGGTGGTGATGTTGCTGACCGATGGCGAGAACGTTGTCTATGGCGCCAGCAACCAGCCGACCAAGTCCGACTATACGTCCTATGGCTATCTGGCGGGCGGACGTTTCGGATCGGATAACCAGACGACGGCTGCACGCAACGTCGATAGCTGGACCAAAAGCGTTTGCACCCAGCTCAAGAGCCAGGGCGCTCAAATCTATACCATGGTGCTGCAGTCGGACACGGCTGCCAATCGCACGCTGTACAGCGCATGCGCGTCGAACCCGGTCGACTATTATGCCGTCAACGATCCGAGCAAGCTGCCGAACGTATTTCAGCAGATCGCCAACAAGTTCTCCAAGCTGCAATTGACCAATTAG
- the rpsF gene encoding 30S ribosomal protein S6: MALYEHVFLARQDLSQQQVDALVEQYKGVISANGGSVGRVENWGLKSLTYRVNKNRKAYYTLMDLSCPPAALNEMERQMGLSEDVLRFLTIKVEAHEEGPSAMMQKREERSERGGFGDRDRGPRSFGDRDRGDRGDRPPRSFGGDAGADRGPRRPREGFEGGAE, translated from the coding sequence ATGGCTCTTTACGAACATGTGTTTCTTGCCCGGCAGGACCTCTCGCAGCAGCAGGTCGATGCGCTTGTCGAACAGTACAAGGGCGTCATCTCCGCGAATGGCGGGTCCGTCGGTCGGGTCGAGAACTGGGGACTGAAGTCCCTCACCTACCGGGTCAACAAGAACCGGAAGGCATACTACACGCTTATGGACCTTTCCTGCCCGCCGGCAGCGCTCAACGAGATGGAGCGCCAGATGGGCCTGTCCGAAGACGTGCTGCGTTTCCTGACCATCAAGGTCGAGGCGCATGAGGAGGGCCCGTCGGCCATGATGCAGAAGCGCGAAGAGCGCTCCGAGCGTGGCGGCTTCGGCGATCGTGATCGCGGCCCGCGTTCGTTCGGCGACCGTGATCGCGGCGACCGTGGCGATCGTCCGCCGCGCAGCTTCGGCGGCGACGCTGGTGCTGATCGTGGTCCGCGCCGTCCGCGTGAAGGCTTTGAAGGGGGTGCAGAATAA
- the rplI gene encoding 50S ribosomal protein L9 — protein sequence MDVILLERVSRLGQMGDTVKVKDGFARNFLLPQGKALRANESNKKKFEGQRAQLEARNLERKSEATQVAEKLDGKSFITVRSAGETGQLYGSVSTRDIADLLTAEGFSVARSQVLLNHPIKTIGLTNVAIALHPEVEVTITLNIARTADEAERQSKGETLTTAEAIYGDDINDNARPENFFDPNSEFEGGEDNA from the coding sequence ATGGACGTCATTCTTCTCGAACGCGTTTCCCGCCTCGGCCAGATGGGCGACACCGTCAAGGTCAAGGACGGATTCGCTCGCAACTTCCTGCTGCCGCAGGGCAAGGCGCTGCGCGCCAACGAATCCAACAAGAAGAAGTTCGAGGGCCAGCGCGCCCAGCTCGAGGCACGCAATCTCGAGCGCAAGTCGGAGGCGACGCAGGTTGCTGAAAAGCTCGACGGCAAGAGCTTCATCACTGTTCGCTCGGCGGGCGAAACCGGCCAGCTCTACGGTTCGGTGTCGACGCGCGACATCGCCGACCTGCTGACGGCGGAAGGCTTCTCGGTCGCTCGCAGCCAGGTTCTGCTCAACCATCCGATCAAGACCATCGGCCTCACCAATGTCGCGATCGCGCTGCATCCGGAAGTCGAAGTCACGATCACGCTCAACATTGCCCGTACGGCCGACGAAGCCGAACGCCAGTCCAAGGGCGAGACGCTGACCACCGCCGAAGCCATCTACGGCGACGACATCAACGACAACGCCCGGCCGGAGAACTTCTTCGACCCGAATTCCGAATTCGAAGGCGGCGAAGACAACGCATGA
- a CDS encoding SAM-dependent methyltransferase, with protein MNILLKRVLDRLVRTGNLKVTGPKGATVVFGDGSGEPVHMHIKTAHAERAITFDPMLAVPEAYMDGELDILEGGTLGVMRIAFQNMGSGGIDATWSKAIEGLRHAFRRLHQINTASRSRRNVQRHYDLSGDLYRLFLDEDMQYSCAYFEQPDMTLDEAQAAKKRHIAAKLRLKPGQTVLDIGSGWGGLGLYLAKAFDVDVQGVTLSTEQHGVATDRAHAQGLESHVHFELKDYRELNERFDRIVSVGMFEHVGVNHFRTFFDKSATLLKPDGVMLLHTIGRSGVPWATSAFIRKYIFPGGYIPSLSEVMPAIEKSGLVVTDVEILRLHYADTLKHWSQRFAANRDKAKAIYDERFCRMWEFYLAASEAAFRWQDLVIFQIQIAKKNDTLPMSRDYIGKCEKALEMRDMGHREKAPAATKPARRRRVADK; from the coding sequence ATGAATATTCTGTTGAAGCGCGTTCTCGACCGCCTGGTGCGCACCGGCAATCTCAAAGTAACCGGCCCCAAGGGCGCGACAGTGGTTTTCGGCGACGGCAGCGGCGAGCCGGTGCACATGCACATCAAGACCGCGCATGCCGAGCGCGCCATCACCTTCGATCCGATGCTGGCGGTTCCGGAAGCCTACATGGACGGCGAACTCGACATTCTCGAAGGTGGCACGCTGGGCGTGATGCGCATCGCCTTCCAGAACATGGGCAGCGGTGGCATTGATGCGACCTGGTCCAAGGCGATCGAAGGTCTGCGCCACGCTTTCCGACGCCTGCACCAAATCAACACGGCGTCGCGCTCGCGCCGCAATGTGCAACGCCACTACGACCTGTCCGGCGACCTCTACAGGCTCTTTCTCGACGAGGACATGCAGTACTCCTGCGCCTATTTCGAGCAGCCGGACATGACGCTGGACGAGGCGCAGGCCGCCAAGAAACGCCACATCGCCGCAAAGCTCAGGCTGAAGCCTGGCCAGACCGTGCTCGACATCGGCTCGGGCTGGGGAGGGCTCGGCCTCTATCTTGCCAAGGCTTTCGACGTAGATGTGCAGGGCGTGACTCTGTCGACCGAGCAGCATGGTGTCGCCACCGACCGCGCTCACGCGCAAGGCCTGGAAAGCCACGTGCATTTCGAACTGAAAGACTACCGCGAACTCAACGAACGTTTCGACCGCATCGTTTCGGTCGGCATGTTCGAGCATGTCGGCGTCAACCATTTCCGCACATTCTTCGACAAGTCGGCGACGCTGCTCAAGCCGGACGGCGTCATGCTGCTGCATACGATCGGCCGCTCCGGCGTGCCGTGGGCCACCAGCGCCTTCATCCGCAAATACATCTTTCCGGGCGGCTACATCCCCTCGCTCTCCGAAGTGATGCCGGCGATCGAGAAATCGGGGCTCGTGGTCACCGATGTCGAGATCCTGCGCCTCCACTACGCCGATACGCTAAAACACTGGAGCCAACGCTTCGCCGCCAACCGCGACAAGGCCAAGGCGATCTATGACGAGCGCTTCTGCCGCATGTGGGAATTCTATCTGGCCGCGTCGGAAGCCGCCTTCCGCTGGCAGGATCTGGTGATCTTCCAGATTCAGATCGCCAAGAAGAACGACACGCTGCCGATGTCGCGCGACTATATTGGCAAATGCGAAAAGGCCCTGGAGATGCGCGACATGGGCCACCGCGAAAAGGCACCTGCCGCCACCAAGCCAGCGCGTCGTCGCAGGGTGGCTGACAAATAG
- a CDS encoding YnfA family protein, with the protein MNYLLYIAAALAEIAGCFSVWAWWRLEKSPLWLAPGLVSLILFAWLLALVDTAAAGRAYAAYGGIYICASLAWLWLVEGVRPDRWDLAGAALCIAGASIILLVPRGA; encoded by the coding sequence ATGAATTATCTGCTCTACATCGCCGCTGCCCTTGCCGAAATTGCGGGGTGCTTTTCAGTCTGGGCATGGTGGCGACTGGAAAAATCGCCGCTGTGGCTGGCGCCCGGCCTCGTCTCGCTCATCTTGTTCGCATGGCTGCTGGCGCTGGTCGACACGGCGGCCGCTGGCCGCGCCTATGCCGCTTATGGCGGAATTTACATTTGCGCTTCGCTGGCCTGGCTTTGGCTAGTGGAGGGCGTGCGCCCCGATCGATGGGACCTTGCTGGTGCCGCACTTTGCATCGCCGGCGCGTCGATCATCCTGCTCGTTCCACGGGGAGCCTAG
- a CDS encoding small ribosomal subunit Rsm22 family protein gives MELPAPLRQAVDRMLEKVPLPALKQAAKTLSDRYRAELRDGRLHMAEDMAVKAYLATRLPATYAAVRASLDALEEARPEFAPRTLLDVGAGPGTVLWATTDLWPDLQQATLVEASNPARKVGETMAAGAITSEITWLAGDITIDLSDLKPADMVTAAYVLDEITPASLPKLTDRLWQLTADTLLIVEPGTPAGWQRILAVRRQLIEAGAHVLAPCPHDAPCPLAPPDWCHFARRVARSRLHRLAKDAEVPWEDEKYIFIAASRQPAASRRARVIAPTKSGSGKILLKLCQEDGSAAERLFTKRDGELFKRARRLDWGDTLSD, from the coding sequence ATGGAACTCCCCGCTCCGCTTCGGCAGGCCGTCGATCGCATGCTTGAAAAGGTGCCGCTGCCGGCGCTCAAGCAAGCCGCCAAGACGCTTTCGGACCGCTACCGCGCCGAATTGCGGGACGGCCGCCTGCACATGGCCGAGGACATGGCCGTCAAGGCATATCTGGCGACGCGGCTGCCGGCGACCTATGCCGCAGTTCGTGCCAGTCTCGATGCACTTGAAGAAGCAAGACCGGAGTTCGCGCCCAGGACATTGCTCGATGTCGGCGCCGGCCCTGGTACCGTGCTTTGGGCCACGACCGATCTGTGGCCCGACCTGCAGCAGGCAACGCTGGTCGAGGCCAGCAACCCGGCGCGCAAGGTTGGCGAGACGATGGCCGCGGGTGCGATCACCTCCGAAATCACCTGGCTTGCCGGGGATATCACCATTGACCTGTCCGACCTCAAACCGGCCGACATGGTCACCGCGGCCTATGTGCTGGACGAGATCACGCCGGCATCGCTGCCGAAGCTCACCGACCGCCTCTGGCAACTCACCGCCGACACGCTTCTAATCGTCGAGCCAGGCACTCCGGCGGGCTGGCAGCGCATCCTTGCCGTGCGCCGGCAACTGATCGAAGCCGGCGCGCATGTGCTTGCCCCTTGCCCGCATGACGCACCCTGCCCGCTCGCACCACCAGACTGGTGCCATTTTGCCCGCCGCGTCGCCCGCTCGCGCCTGCACAGGCTTGCGAAGGACGCCGAGGTGCCGTGGGAAGATGAGAAATACATCTTTATCGCCGCCTCGCGTCAGCCTGCTGCTTCCCGCCGGGCAAGGGTGATAGCGCCGACGAAATCCGGTTCCGGCAAGATTCTGCTCAAGCTGTGCCAAGAAGACGGCAGCGCTGCCGAAAGGCTGTTCACCAAGCGCGACGGTGAACTGTTCAAGCGCGCCCGACGCCTGGACTGGGGCGACACGCTGTCCGACTAG
- a CDS encoding replicative DNA helicase, with the protein MAEAARKFGVAETPLYREAPNNIEAEQALLGAILVNNDAFYRVSDFLKSSHFYEPLHRKIFEIAAEFIRMGKVATPITLKTFLPADEKVGDMTVAQYVVRLAVEAVTVVNATDYGRAIYDLATRRALITVGEDMVNIAYDAPVDMSPGEQIEDAERRLFELAETGRYDGGFESFSDALKTAVDMAGAAYMRDGHLSGVSTGLRDLDHRMGGLQPSDLIIIAGRPGMGKTSLATNIAYNIAAAYEPAQQADGSFKAANGGVVGFFSLEMSSEQLATRIISEQTEIPSSKIRRGDLTEADFGKLVAYSQENHKRPLFIDQTGGISIAQLSARARRLKRQRGLDVIVIDYIQLMQGSSSKSSQNRVQEITEITTGLKALGKELNVPIIALSQLSRQVENRDDKHPQLSDLRESGSIEQDADVVLFVYREEYYIKNKEPEKDTPEHLAWEAKMNEVQGKAEVIVAKQRHGPTGTVSLAFQGEFTRFSDLAEEHHIPERFE; encoded by the coding sequence ATGGCAGAAGCAGCGCGAAAATTCGGCGTGGCGGAAACACCGCTCTATCGCGAGGCACCGAACAACATCGAGGCCGAACAGGCGCTTCTTGGCGCCATCCTGGTCAACAATGATGCCTTCTACCGCGTTTCCGACTTCCTGAAATCAAGCCATTTCTACGAGCCGCTGCACCGCAAGATCTTCGAGATCGCGGCCGAATTCATACGCATGGGCAAGGTGGCGACACCGATCACACTGAAGACATTCCTGCCGGCTGACGAGAAGGTCGGCGACATGACGGTGGCGCAATATGTCGTGCGACTGGCGGTCGAGGCTGTCACCGTCGTCAACGCGACGGACTATGGTCGCGCCATCTATGACCTTGCGACGCGGCGCGCGCTGATCACCGTCGGCGAAGACATGGTCAACATCGCCTATGACGCCCCGGTGGACATGTCACCGGGCGAGCAGATCGAGGATGCCGAACGCCGCCTGTTCGAACTCGCCGAAACCGGCCGCTACGACGGCGGCTTCGAGAGCTTTTCCGATGCCTTGAAAACCGCCGTGGACATGGCTGGCGCCGCCTATATGCGCGACGGCCATCTGTCGGGTGTTTCCACGGGGCTGCGCGATCTCGACCATCGCATGGGCGGCCTGCAGCCGTCCGATTTGATCATCATCGCTGGCCGCCCCGGCATGGGCAAGACCTCGCTTGCCACCAATATCGCCTACAACATCGCCGCCGCCTATGAGCCGGCACAGCAGGCCGACGGTTCGTTCAAGGCGGCCAATGGCGGCGTCGTCGGCTTCTTCTCGCTCGAAATGTCGTCGGAACAGCTGGCCACCCGCATCATCTCCGAGCAGACCGAGATCCCATCGTCGAAGATCAGGCGTGGCGACCTCACCGAGGCCGACTTCGGAAAGCTCGTCGCCTACTCCCAGGAGAACCACAAGCGCCCACTGTTCATCGATCAGACCGGCGGTATCTCGATCGCCCAGCTGTCCGCCCGCGCGCGTCGCCTGAAGCGTCAGCGCGGACTGGATGTGATCGTCATCGACTATATCCAGCTCATGCAGGGCTCATCCTCGAAATCCTCGCAGAACCGCGTCCAGGAAATCACCGAGATCACCACGGGATTGAAGGCGCTTGGCAAGGAACTGAACGTTCCGATCATTGCCCTCTCCCAGCTTTCGCGTCAGGTCGAAAACCGCGACGACAAGCATCCGCAACTGTCCGACCTTCGTGAATCGGGCTCGATCGAGCAGGACGCCGACGTGGTGCTCTTCGTGTATCGAGAGGAATATTACATCAAGAACAAGGAACCGGAGAAAGACACGCCGGAACACCTCGCCTGGGAAGCAAAGATGAACGAGGTGCAAGGCAAGGCCGAAGTGATCGTGGCAAAGCAGCGCCACGGCCCGACAGGCACCGTCAGCCTTGCGTTCCAGGGCGAATTCACGCGCTTCTCCGATCTTGCCGAAGAGCACCATATTCCGGAGAGGTTCGAGTAA
- the radA gene encoding DNA repair protein RadA: MAKSRIQFICQNCGSVHQRWAGKCDACGEWNTLVEEGTSGGIGSGPANTRNARKGRAVVLTTLSGDIEDAPRIISGIGELDRATGGGFVRGSALLVGGDPGIGKSTLLTQAAAALAAKGHRVVYVSGEEAVAQIRLRAQRLGVASTPVELAAETNVEDILATIADGKRPDLVILDSIQTLWTDLADSAPGTVTQVRASAQAMIRYAKSTGAAIVLVGHVTKEGQIAGPRVVEHMVDAVLYFEGEGGHHFRILRTVKNRFGPTDEIGVFEMSDKGLREVANPSELFLGERHAKSPGAAVFAGMEGTRPVLVEIQALVAQSSLGTPRRAVVGWDGSRLSMILAVLEAHCGVRFGQHDVYLNVAGGYRISEPAADLAVAAALVSSLTGLALPADCVYFGEISLSGAVRPVAHAQQRLKEAEKLGFGSAVLPSGSGELAGGIGAGSFQPTELADLVARIAGTRRSRVDEQD, encoded by the coding sequence ATGGCGAAATCCCGCATTCAGTTCATCTGCCAGAACTGTGGCTCGGTGCATCAGCGCTGGGCCGGTAAATGCGATGCGTGCGGCGAGTGGAACACGCTGGTCGAGGAAGGCACGTCGGGCGGTATCGGCTCCGGACCGGCCAACACGCGCAACGCCCGCAAGGGTCGCGCGGTAGTGCTGACGACGCTGTCGGGTGACATCGAGGACGCGCCACGCATCATCTCCGGCATTGGCGAACTCGACCGTGCAACCGGTGGTGGTTTCGTGCGCGGCTCGGCGCTGCTGGTCGGCGGCGACCCTGGCATCGGAAAGTCGACGCTCCTGACCCAGGCCGCGGCCGCCCTTGCCGCCAAGGGACACCGCGTCGTCTATGTCTCCGGCGAAGAAGCCGTCGCGCAGATCAGGCTGCGCGCGCAGCGGCTCGGCGTCGCCTCGACGCCGGTCGAACTTGCCGCCGAAACCAATGTCGAGGACATTCTTGCCACCATCGCCGACGGCAAGCGGCCGGATCTGGTCATCCTGGATTCGATTCAGACCCTGTGGACCGATCTCGCCGATTCGGCGCCCGGTACCGTCACCCAGGTGCGCGCTTCCGCTCAGGCTATGATTCGCTACGCGAAATCCACGGGAGCCGCGATCGTATTGGTGGGCCATGTCACCAAGGAAGGCCAGATCGCCGGTCCGCGCGTCGTCGAGCATATGGTCGACGCGGTGCTCTATTTCGAAGGCGAAGGCGGCCACCATTTTCGCATCCTGCGCACCGTAAAGAACCGCTTCGGCCCCACCGACGAGATCGGCGTGTTCGAAATGTCGGACAAGGGTCTGCGAGAAGTCGCCAATCCGTCAGAGCTTTTCCTCGGTGAGCGCCATGCCAAATCGCCGGGCGCGGCGGTTTTCGCCGGCATGGAGGGGACAAGGCCGGTTCTGGTCGAGATCCAGGCACTTGTCGCGCAATCGTCGCTCGGCACGCCGCGCCGCGCGGTGGTCGGCTGGGATGGCTCAAGACTGTCGATGATCCTGGCCGTTCTCGAAGCCCATTGCGGCGTACGCTTTGGCCAGCACGACGTCTATCTGAACGTCGCCGGCGGGTATCGCATCTCGGAGCCCGCGGCCGACTTGGCAGTGGCCGCCGCGCTGGTTTCCTCGCTCACCGGCCTTGCCCTTCCCGCCGATTGCGTCTATTTCGGCGAAATCAGCCTTTCGGGCGCCGTGAGGCCGGTTGCGCATGCGCAGCAGCGCCTCAAGGAAGCCGAAAAGCTGGGTTTTGGAAGCGCGGTTCTGCCCTCGGGCAGCGGGGAACTTGCCGGGGGGATAGGGGCCGGTTCTTTCCAGCCCACCGAGCTTGCCGATCTCGTCGCACGCATAGCCGGCACACGCCGAAGCCGCGTTGACGAGCAAGACTAG
- a CDS encoding CvpA family protein, producing MPITLLDGILVGFTLVSAMLAMVRGFSREVLSVVSWAAAAAAAFFFYKPLLPYIQPHIDNDKIAMAASAGIVFIVALIVVSVITMKLADWIIDSRIGALDRTLGFLYGAARGILVVAVALMFFNWLAGAKAPAWVADAKSRPLLESIGTKLESLMPADTENAILKKLSSKAGAGAPAAPDAPAADAPATGDDSNTPAPDDNDAAPGDNAPANPTPAPAPANPPPAN from the coding sequence ATGCCGATTACGCTGCTTGACGGAATTCTTGTCGGCTTCACCCTGGTCTCGGCGATGCTCGCGATGGTTCGCGGTTTTTCGCGCGAAGTCTTGTCCGTGGTTTCCTGGGCAGCGGCAGCCGCCGCAGCCTTCTTCTTCTACAAGCCGCTTCTGCCCTACATCCAGCCTCATATCGACAATGACAAGATTGCCATGGCGGCTTCCGCCGGCATCGTCTTCATCGTCGCGCTGATTGTCGTCAGCGTCATCACCATGAAGCTCGCGGACTGGATCATAGATTCCAGGATCGGGGCGCTCGATCGTACGCTCGGCTTCCTCTACGGCGCGGCGCGCGGCATCCTGGTTGTCGCCGTCGCCCTGATGTTCTTCAACTGGTTGGCCGGCGCCAAGGCCCCGGCCTGGGTCGCCGACGCCAAGTCGCGCCCGTTGCTCGAATCGATCGGCACCAAGCTTGAAAGCCTGATGCCCGCCGACACGGAAAATGCGATCCTCAAGAAGCTCAGCTCGAAGGCTGGCGCTGGCGCCCCGGCAGCCCCCGACGCGCCAGCGGCGGACGCTCCGGCGACAGGTGACGATTCCAACACCCCGGCGCCGGATGACAACGATGCTGCGCCTGGCGACAATGCGCCTGCAAATCCGACACCGGCGCCAGCACCAGCGAACCCGCCGCCGGCAAACTGA